The Zhihengliuella sp. ISTPL4 genomic interval CGCCCAGCGGCTCACGACGCTGCGCTCGGCGATCGAGAGCGGGTCCGGTGTCTCCGGGGCTATCGACGGCGCGCGCTCCGCCGCGGCGGACCTGCGGGATCTCGTCGGGCTCTGACGCCCCGGATCGGCGCGCGGCGTCAGATGGAGTAGTCCGCGTTGTAGCGGTCGAGCACCTCGTTGATCGGGCCGTCCAGAGCGAGGGTGCCGCGATCCAGATACAGTCCCCTGGTGCAGAACCGGCGCAGGTCGCGCTCGTTGTGGCTGACGAAGAACAGCGTGCGGCCGTCCGCGAGCAGCTCGTCGATGCGCTTGTAGCACTTCTCTCTGAAGGCCTTGTCCCCGACGGCGAGGACCTCGTCGACGAGCAGGATGGGCTCGTCGAGCTGGGAGACGACGGAGAATGCCAGACGCACCTTCATGCCGTTCGAGAGGTGCTTGTAGGGTGTCTCCTCGAAGCCGGCAAGCTCGGCGAAAGCGATGATGTCGTCGTACCGGCGGGCGACCTCGTCCTTCGACATGCCGTGCAGTCCGGCGGTGAGCCGGACGTTCTCGCGGACCGTCAGGTCGCCGACGAACCCGCCGGTGATCTCGATGAGCGGGGCGACGCCGCCGTTCACGCTCACGGTGCCTTCGTCAGGGAGCAGGACGCCGGCCACGAGGCGGAGCAGCGTCGACTTCCCCTGCCCGTTGCGACCGACGACACCGATGGACTCCCCCGGCTGCACGGTGAACGAGACGTCGCGAAGCGCCCAGAACTCGCCAGGGCGCGAACGACGGGACGCCCCGGCGAAGAGGTCCTTGAAGCTGCGCCGCCCCCGGCGGTTGCGTCGGAAGCGGACCCCGAGGCCCTGCACGTCGATCGCGGCGTCCATCACAGCTCCTTCAGGACGGGACGCTCGAGGCGACGGAACGCCCAGACGCCCAGCGCGAGGATGAGCAAGCACATCACGACGCTCACCGTGAGCGTGAAGGGATTCCACTGGTCGGGGAAGAACGGCATGCGGTAGAGCATGAAGATGCCGGCGAGCGGGTTGAAAGCGCCGAGGGTCTGGAAGATCCCCGGGAGGTCGGTGACGTTGTAGATGATCGGCGTCGCGTAGAACATCGCCCGCAGGATGAGGGCGGTCGTGCGCTCGAGGTCCGTATACAGCACGCACAGCGGCGCGACGAGCAGGCCGAGGCCGACGAGCAGCACCGTCTGCATGAGCACGGCGACCGGCAGCCACAGCACGCCCCAGCCGATCTGCACGACCTGGTCGGCATGGCTCTCGAACAGCAGGTTGACGACGATGAACAGCACCAGGACCGGCAGCGAGAACAGATACTCCATGCCCTTGCTGAGCACGATGCGGTTGACCCAGATCGAGCGGGGGATCGACGTCGAGCGGACGAGTCGCGCGTCCTTCTTGAACGCGCGGGTGAAGTCCGACACCGAGCTGTTGAACCATACCCACGGCAACAGCGCGCTGATGAGGAAGATGATGTACGGCTCCTCGCCGACGTCGCGCCGGAACACCTGGGTGAAGACGAACCAGTAGATCGCGCTCATCACCAGCGGATCGAGGACCGACCACAGGTAGCCGAGGAAGCTGGTCGCATACCGGACCTTGAGGTCGCGGGCGGACAGCAGCCACAGCGAATGCAGATAGCGCCGGGGCGTCCCGGGCGCCCCGACAGCAGCGTGACTCACGGTTCCGAGTCTAGGAGAGAGTGTTGTTCCAGAGCGACAGCGCCGACCCGATGGCCATGTGCATGTCGAGGTACTGGTAGGTGCCGAGGCGGCCTCCGAAGTGCACGTCCTTCTCCCCCTTCGCGAGCTCGCGGTAGGCCAGCAGGCCCTCACGGTCGGTCGGGGTGTTCACCGGGTAGTACGGCTCGTCATCGCGCTCAGCGAAGCGCGAGAACTCCCGCATGATGACGGTCTTGTCGGACTCGTAGACGTCCTTGCGCTCCGGGTGGAAGTGCTTGAACTCATGGATCCGGGTGTAGGGCACGTCCATGTCCGGGTAGTTCATGACGCTCGTGCCCTGGAAATCGCGGACGTCGAGCACCTCCTGCTCGAAATCGAGCGTGCGCCAGCTCAGCGCCCCCTCCGCATAATCGAAGTACCGGTCGACGGGGCCCGTGTACACGACGGGGACCTGACCGACGGTCGCCTTCTTGCTCAGGGGCTGGGACTCGTCGAAGTAGTCCACGCCGAGCTTCACCTCGATGTTCGGATGATCGGCCATGCGCTCCAGCCACGCGGTGTAGCCGTCTGTGGGCAGGCCCTCCCAGGTGTCGTTGAAGTACCGGTTGTCGTACGTGTAGCGCACGGGGAGGCGGCTGATGATGTCGCCGGAGAGCTTCTGCGGGTCGGTCTGCCACTGCTTCGCGGTGTAGTCGCGGAAGAACGCCTCGAACAGGGG includes:
- a CDS encoding ABC transporter permease codes for the protein MSHAAVGAPGTPRRYLHSLWLLSARDLKVRYATSFLGYLWSVLDPLVMSAIYWFVFTQVFRRDVGEEPYIIFLISALLPWVWFNSSVSDFTRAFKKDARLVRSTSIPRSIWVNRIVLSKGMEYLFSLPVLVLFIVVNLLFESHADQVVQIGWGVLWLPVAVLMQTVLLVGLGLLVAPLCVLYTDLERTTALILRAMFYATPIIYNVTDLPGIFQTLGAFNPLAGIFMLYRMPFFPDQWNPFTLTVSVVMCLLILALGVWAFRRLERPVLKEL
- the glf gene encoding UDP-galactopyranose mutase → MDLLIVGSGFFGLTIAERAAEAGRKVTVIDRRSHIGGNAYSEAEPETGIEVHRYGAHLFHTSNATVWEYVNRFTSFTNYVHRVYTTHKGVVFPMPVNLGTINQFFQAAYTPDEARALVKEQAGEFDAKSATNFEEKGIALVGRPLFEAFFRDYTAKQWQTDPQKLSGDIISRLPVRYTYDNRYFNDTWEGLPTDGYTAWLERMADHPNIEVKLGVDYFDESQPLSKKATVGQVPVVYTGPVDRYFDYAEGALSWRTLDFEQEVLDVRDFQGTSVMNYPDMDVPYTRIHEFKHFHPERKDVYESDKTVIMREFSRFAERDDEPYYPVNTPTDREGLLAYRELAKGEKDVHFGGRLGTYQYLDMHMAIGSALSLWNNTLS
- a CDS encoding ABC transporter ATP-binding protein → MDAAIDVQGLGVRFRRNRRGRRSFKDLFAGASRRSRPGEFWALRDVSFTVQPGESIGVVGRNGQGKSTLLRLVAGVLLPDEGTVSVNGGVAPLIEITGGFVGDLTVRENVRLTAGLHGMSKDEVARRYDDIIAFAELAGFEETPYKHLSNGMKVRLAFSVVSQLDEPILLVDEVLAVGDKAFREKCYKRIDELLADGRTLFFVSHNERDLRRFCTRGLYLDRGTLALDGPINEVLDRYNADYSI